The Strix aluco isolate bStrAlu1 chromosome 1, bStrAlu1.hap1, whole genome shotgun sequence genome has a window encoding:
- the MYC gene encoding myc proto-oncogene protein codes for MPLSAGFPSKNYDYDYDSVQPYFYFEEEEENFYLAAQQRGSELQPPAPSEDIWKKFELLPTPPLSPSRRSSLAAASCFPSTADQLEIVTELLGGDMVNQSFICDPDDESFVKSIIIQDCMWSGFSAAAKLEKVVSEKLATYQAARREGGPAAAARPGPPPAGPPPPPPGLAASPAASAGLYLHDLGAAAADCIDPSVVFPYPLSERAPRAGPPGASPASLLGDDTPPTTSSDSEEEQEEDEEIDVVTLAETNESESSTESSTDTSEEHSKPHHSPLVLKRCHVNIHQHNYAAPPSTKVEYPAAKRLKLDSGRVLKQISNNRKCSSPRTSDSEENDKRRTHNVLERQRRNELKLSFFALRDQIPEVANNEKAPKVVILKKATEYVLSIQSDEHRLIAEKEQLRRRREQLKHKLEQLRNSCA; via the exons ATGCCGCTCAGCGCCGGCTTCCCCAGCAAGAACTACGACTACGACTACGACTCGGTGCAGCCCTACTTCTACttcgaggaggaggaggagaacttcTACCTGGCGGCGCAGCAGCGGGGCAGCGAGCTGCAGCCCCCCGCGCCGTCCGAGGACATCTGGAAGAAGTTTGAATTGTTGCCCACGCCGCCCCTCTCCCCCAGCCGCCGCTCCAGCCTGGCCGCCGCCTCCTGCTTCCCCTCCACCGCCGACCAGCTGGAGATAGTGACCGAGCTCCTCGGGGGGGACATGGTCAACCAGAGCTTCATCTGCGACCCGGACGACGAGTCCTTCGTCAAGTCCATCATCATCCAGGACTGCATGTGGAGCGGCTTCTCCGCCGCCGCCAAGCTGGAGAAGGTGGTCTCCGAGAAGCTGGCCACCTACCAGGCGGCCCGCCGGGaggggggccccgccgccgccgcccgccccggcccgccgcccgccggcccgccgccgccgccgcccggcctcgccgcctcccccgccgcctcGGCCGGCCTCTACCTGCACGACctgggcgccgccgccgccgactGCATCGACCCCTCGGTGGTCTTCCCCTACCCGCTCAGCGAGCGggccccgcgggccgggccgcccggCGCCAGCCCCGCGTCCCTGCTGGGCGACGACACGCCGCCCACGACCAGCAGCGACTCGG aaGAAGAacaagaggaagatgaggaaatcGATGTCGTTACATTAGCTGAAACAAATGAATCTGAATCCAGCACAGAGTCCAGCACCGACACATCAGAGGAGCACAGTAAGCCCCACCACAGCCCGCTGGTTCTCAAACGGTGTCACGTCAACATCCATCAGCACAATTACGCTGCTCCTCCCTCCACCAAGGTTGAATACCCAGCTGCAAAAAGGCTAAAGTTGGACAGTGGCAGAGTTCTCAAACAGATCAGCAACAACCGAAAATGCTCAAGTCCCCGCACGTCAGATTCGGAAGAGAACGACAAGAGGCGAACACACAATGTCTTGGAGCGCCAGAGGAGAAACGAGCTGAAGTTGAGTTTCTTTGCCTTGCGTGACCAGATACCTGAGGTGGCCAACAATGAAAAGGCACCCAAGGTTGTCATCCTGAAAAAAGCAACAGAGTACGTTCTTTCCATCCAGTCAGACGAACACAGACTGATCGCAGAGAAAGAACAGTTACGGAGGAGGAGAGAACAGTTGAAACACAAACTCGAGCAGCTAAGGAACTCTTGTGCGTAG